The Hippocampus zosterae strain Florida chromosome 20, ASM2543408v3, whole genome shotgun sequence genome contains a region encoding:
- the chpf2 gene encoding chondroitin sulfate glucuronyltransferase — protein MRISSLLAVFRPALPLILGLSLGCSLSLLMVSWTRGDADDVCGSELANAGRFHLARGDAQSDAKDDARGGEGGDDDFQPRIVPYHKDPNQQQHKKVLRTRYIHTELGIRERLLVGVLTSRATLNTLAVAVNRTVAHHFPRTFFFTGLRSAKAPHGMAVVAHGDDRPVWLMYETVRHLHRQHGADYDWFLLAQDDTYMQAERLSGLVGHLSAGQDLYMGRAEEFIGGEEKARYCHGGYGYLLSRSLLERLQPHLDACRNDILSVRPDEWLGRCIIDYLGLSCVEVHQEMTYRYFELGKNADPEREDSPAFKHAFTVHPVSEPNLMYRLHKRFSQIELDWTYAQIQELQTQIGNLSELTPEGAAGATWPVGINAPFKPRTRFEVLNWDYFTEEHIHACTDGSPKCELRGADRADVAGVLEAALERLNARYQPRLRFLKRRLLNGYRRFDPTRGMEYVLDLALEAYTQKGRSRVIAKRVLLLRPLSAVEIIPMPYVTEATRVQLILPVTAQERQQVAAFLDTYAANALDTRDNALLTVLFVYDPFEAQRVSREDVFAGAKAAIGEAEKRYRDVKIPWISVKTEVPSQVKLMDVISKKHPVDTLFFLASVWTEVNGDFLNRCRMNAISSWQVFFPVHFQEFSPAVVPRPSTPASDPLRDGHFDRRVFDEACFYNADYMSTRAKMAAEALDNEELLESMDVYDVFVRYSGLHVFRAVEPALVQKYATRQCNPRFSEDIYHRCVLSNLEGLGSRAQLAAALFQHDQASST, from the exons atgcgaATTTCGTCCTTGCTGGCCGTGTTCCGGCCTGCTCTACCGCTGATCCTGGGGCTGtctctgggctgcagcctgAGCCTGCTTATGGTGTCTTGGACTCGAGGAGACGCGGACGATGTTTGCGGAAGCGAGCTGGCCAACGCTGGGAGGTTTCACCTGGCCAGGGGAGACGCTCAGAGCGACGCCAAGGACGATGCGAGAGGAGGCGAGGGCGGCGATGATGACTTCCAGCCGCGCATCGTCCCCTATCACAAGGACCCGaaccagcagcagcacaagaAAGTCCTGAG AACTCGCTACATCCACACCGAGCTGGGCATCCGTGAGCGCCTCCTGGTGGGCGTGCTAACGTCGCGCGCAACCCTCAACACGCTGGCGGTGGCGGTGAACCGGACCGTGGCGCACCACTTCCCGCGCACCTTCTTCTTCACGGGCCTGCGCAGCGCTAAGGCGCCGCACGGCATGGCGGTGGTGGCTCACGGCGACGACCGGCCCGTTTGGCTCATGTACGAGACGGTGCGCCACCTGCACCGGCAGCACGGCGCCGACTACGACTGGTTCTTGCTGGCCCAGGACGACACGTACATGCAGGCGGAGCGGCTGAGCGGGCTGGTGGGCCACCTGAGCGCCGGCCAAGACCTCTACATGGGCCGTGCCGAAGAGTTCATCGGCGGCGAGGAGAAGGCGCGCTACTGCCACGGCGGCTACGGCTACCTGCTGTCGCGCAGCCTGCTAGAGCGGCTGCAGCCGCACCTGGACGCCTGCCGCAACGACATTCTCAGCGTCAGGCCCGACGAGTGGCTTGGCCGCTGCATCATCGACTACCTGGGACTCAGCTGCGTCGAGGTCCACCAG GAGATGACGTACCGCTACTTCGAGCTGGGCAAGAACGCCGACCCAGAGCGCGAGGACAGCCCTGCGTTCAAGCACGCCTTCACCGTGCATCCCGTGTCGGAGCCCAACCTCATGTACCGGCTGCACAAGCGCTTCAGCCAGATCGAATTGGACTGGACCTACGCGCAGATCCAGGAGCTGCAG ACGCAGATCGGTAACCTGAGCGAGCTGACGCCGGAAGGCGCGGCGGGCGCCACGTGGCCGGTGGGCATCAACGCTCCGTTCAAGCCCCGCACGCGCTTCGAGGTGCTCAACTGGGACTACTTCACCGAGGAGCACATCCACGCGTGCACCGACGGCTCGCCCAAGTGCGAGCTGCGCGGCGCCGACCGCGCCGACGTGGCCGGCGTGCTGGAGGCGGCGCTGGAGCGTCTCAACGCGCGCTACCAGCCGCGGCTGCGCTTCCTCAAGCGCCGCCTGCTCAACGGCTACCGGCGCTTCGACCCCACGCGCGGCATGGAGTACGTGCTGGACCTGGCGCTGGAAGCGTACACGCAGAAGGGCCGCAGCCGGGTCATCGCCAAGCgggtgctgctgctgcgccCGCTCAGCGCCGTGGAGATCATCCCCATGCCTTACGTGACGGAGGCCACGCGGGTGCAGCTCATCCTCCCCGTCACGGCGCAGGAGCGCCAGCAGGTGGCCGCCTTCCTGGACACGTACGCCGCCAACGCGCTGGACACGCGCGACAACGCCCTCCTCACCGTCCTCTTCGTCTACGACCCCTTCGAGGCGCAGCGCGTCAGCCGCGAGGACGTGTTCGCCGGCGCCAAGGCGGCCATCGGCGAGGCCGAGAAGCGCTACCGCGACGTCAAGATCCCGTGGATCAGCGTCAAGACCGAGGTGCCGTCGCAGGTCAAGCTGATGGACGTCATCTCCAAGAAGCACCCGGTGGACACGCTCTTCTTCCTGGCCAGCGTGTGGACCGAGGTCAACGGCGACTTCCTCAACCGCTGCCGCATGAACGCCATCAGCAGCTGGCAGGTCTTCTTCCCGGTGCACTTTCAGGAGTTCAGCCCGGCCGTGGTGCCGCGGCCCTCCACCCCGGCCTCCGACCCGCTCCGGGACGGCCACTTCGACCGGCGCGTGTTCGACGAGGCCTGCTTCTACAACGCCGACTACATGAGCACCCGGGCTAAGATGGCGGCCGAGGCCTTGGACAACGAGGAACTGCTGGAGAGCATGGATGTGTACGACGTCTTTGTGCGCTACTCCGGCCTGCACGTCTTCCGCGCGGTGGAGCCGGCGCTGGTGCAGAAGTACGCCACGCGCCAGTGCAACCCGCGCTTTAGCGAGGATATTTACCACAGGTGTGTGCTCAGCAACCTGGAGGGACTGGGCTCCCGCGCGCAGCTCGCCGCCGCGCTCTTCCAGCACGACCAGGCCAGCAGCACTTAG
- the ezh2 gene encoding histone-lysine N-methyltransferase EZH2, which translates to MVLTGKRSEKGPARWKRRVKSEYMRLRQLKRFRRADEVKSMFNNNRQKILERTDILNQEWKTRRIQPVHIMTSVGSLRGTRECTVDSGFSEFPRQVIPLKTLNAVASIPVMYSWSPLQQNFMVEDETVLYNIPYMGDEILDQDGTFIEELIKNYDGKVHGDRECGFINDEIFVELVSSLAQYSDNEEDEEEEHDFKVEKMDAVCDGREQPDDASYVNEGRAGDDCSKKFPSDKIFEAISAMFPDKGSTEELKEKYKELTQQQLPGALPPECTPNIDGPNARSVQREQSLHSFHTLFCRRCFKYDCFLHPFHATPNTYKRKNLENLEDSKPCGVDCYMYLLQDAVVSECAGGVGAAERPKTPSKRTTGRRRGRLPNSRPGTPTAVSSETKDTDSEREGSKDDDRDNDDDKKDDNSGSSSEGNSRCQTPVKLKMNLPAEALEWSGADASLFRVLIGTYYDNYCAIARLIGTKTCRQVYEFRVKESSIISRAPAEDEDTPPRKKKRKHRLWATHCRKIQLKKDGSSNHVYNYQPCDHPRQPCDSSCPCVTAQNFCEKFCQCSSECQNRFPGCRCKAQCNTKQCPCYLAVRECDPDLCLTCGAADHWDSKNVSCKNCSIQRGAKKHLLLAPSDVAGWGIFIKEPVQKNEFISEYCGEIISQDEADRRGKVYDKYMCSFLFNLNNDFVVDATRKGNKIRFANHSVNPNCYAKVMMVNGDHRIGIFAKRAIQTGEELFFDYRYSQADALKYVGIEREMEIA; encoded by the exons ATGGTGTTGACTGGCAAGCGTTCAGAGAAAGGTCCCGCCCGCTGGAAGAGGAGAGTCAAGTCTGAGTACATGAGGCTGCGTCAGCTCAAGCGCTTCAGGCGGGCAGACGAGGTCAAG AGCATGTTCAACAACAACCGCCAGAAGATCCTGGAACGCACCGACATCTTGAATCAGGAGTGGAAAACACGGCGCATCCAGCCCGTCCACATCATGACGTCTGTCGGCTCGCTCAGGGGCACGCGCGAG TGCACAGTGGACAGCGGCTTTTCTGAGTTCCCCCGCCAGGTCATCCCCTTGAAGACTCTCAACGCTGTGGCGTCCATCCCCGTCATGTACTCGTGGTCGCCGCTGCAGCAGAACTTCATG GTGGAGGACGAGACGGTCCTCTATAACATTCCCTACATGGGAGACGAGATCCTCGACCAGGATGGCACGTTTATTGAGGAACTCATCAAGAACTATGACGGAAAGGTTCATGGAGACAGAG AGTGCGGCTTCATCAACGACGAGATCTTCGTGGAGTTGGTCAGCTCGCTGGCGCAGTACAGCGACaacgaggaagacgaggaggaagagcaCGACTTCAAGGTGGAGAAGATGGACGCCGTGTGCGACGGGCGGGAGCAGCCGGACGACGCGTCGTACGTCAACGAAG GCCGAGCCGGCGACGACTGCAGCAAGAAGTTTCCGTCGGACAAGATCTTTGAAGCCATCTCGGCCATGTTCCCTGACAAAGGTTCCACCGAAGAGCTGAAAGAGAA GTACAAGGAGTTAACCCAGCAGCAGCTTCCTGGTGCGTTGCCGCCCGAATGCACGCCCAACATCGACGGTCCCAACGCTCGCTCGGTGCAGCGCGAGCAGAGCCTGCACTCGTTCCACACGCTCTTCTGCAGGCGCTGTTTCAAATACGACTGCTTCCTCCACC CGTTCCACGCCACGCCCAACACGTACAAACGCAAGAACCTGGAGAACCTGGAGGACAGTAAGCCCTGCGGCGTGGACTGTTACATGTACCTGCTGCAG GACGCTGTGGTAAGCGAGTGCGCCGGAGGTGTGGGCGCGGCGGAGCGTCCCAAGACGCCCTCCAAGCGCACGACGGGGCGTCGCCGCGGACGTCTGCCCAACAGCCGACCCGGAACGCCCACCGCCGTCTCCTCGGAGACCAAAGACACGGACAGTGAACGTGAGGGCAGCAAAGATGACGACAGAGACAACGACGATGACAAGAAGGACGACAACAGCGGAAGCAGCTCAG AGGGCAACTCTCGCTGTCAGACCCCCGTCAAACTCAAGATGAATCTTCCGGCCGAGGCGCTGGAGTGGAGCGGCGCAGACGCGTCTCTCTTCCGCGTTCTCATCGGGACGTACTACGACAACTACTGCGCCATTGCCAGACTCATTGGAACCAAGACGTGCCGGCAG GTGTACGAGTTCCGGGTGAAAGAGTCGAGCATCATTTCGCGCGCTCCTGCCGAAGACGAGGACACGCCccccaggaagaagaagaggaaacacCGACTTTGGGCCACGCATTGCAGGAAGATCCAGCTCAAGAAAG ATGGTTCCTCCAATCACGTGTACAACTACCAGCCGTGCGACCACCCCAGACAGCCCTGCGACTCGTCTTGCCCGTGCGTCACCGCCCAGAACTTCTGTGAGAAATTCTGCCAGTGCAGCTCGGAGT GCCAGAACCGATTCCCGGGCTGCCGCTGCAAAGCTCAGTGTAACACCAAGCAGTGTCCGTGCTACCTGGCCGTCAGAGAGTGCGACCCCGACCTTTGCCTCACCTGCGGCGCCGCCGACCACTGggacagcaagaacgtctcctGCAAGAACTGCTCCATACAGAGAGGCGCCAAGAAG CACCTCCTGCTGGCGCCCTCCGACGTGGCGGGTTGGGGCATCTTCATCAAAGAGCCGGTCCAGAAGAACGAGTTCATCTCGGAATACTGTGGCGAG ATCATCTCCCAAGATGAAGCGGACCGCCGGGGCAAAGTGTACGACAAATACATGTGCAGCTTCCTCTTCAACCTCAACAACG ACTTTGTCGTCGATGCCACCCGCAAAGGCAACAAGATCCGATTCGCCAATCACTCCGTCAACCCAAACTGCTACGCCAAAG TGATGATGGTGAACGGCGACCACCGGATCGGCATTTTCGCCAAGCGTGCCATTCAGACGGGCGAGGAGCTCTTCTTTGACTACAG GTACAGTCAAGCGGACGCTCTCAAGTATGTCGGCATCGAGCGCGAAATGGAGATTGCCTGA
- the LOC127593123 gene encoding caspase recruitment domain-containing protein 8-like, which produces MSRVTSTPKLEEDKIQQAKQQQLRVAHVKRLSVPEVTVIWRHQAHDVTEMRSAQIETKRRSFYSWLSQVVKRVVVCVVNYSFRPSEADNQLDKEVLDEVHHAGRAASNHPQLSNLVLPDPFSNPLPVISAVTTDVLTGPPPNTTHVVRLELHPSEQQQSAAYTYTVPAFPHVCYSGRRGWPGSHNQSRLPRSFSCTWPGQTEKSPGVTTSASSLDLFVKNFEHCTPDITLGGPKETYHIHCFRAGGYQCTATGLVFVVDGQGDVRYSVVSWDMDLLASNRKKPAGPLFDIECEGLTVRQIHFPHCEILSAGEVVHPLWVAHMRHEGLELISPEETTPTHVIANISSCSAFGLMENDDTPLVPIRALVAIFIDPGVPSLQVFLLPENVVLDQIRRDRARNNGNERFIETISDCELVPQRQYTLASRMELDSVYIQPDRAKFYPVSRNYSPTFQIFEFGNLRSIHLTLREHNGMDSVWGALVPLVAEAQRQRGSLVRALRDVWSEFILRVSMPMLQSLVNRLFSANVLSELEEAALSSETIQFRKARFLLVTIINKGEPACDMMVRFLRELDPYTANNLGLA; this is translated from the exons ATGTCGAGAGTCACGTCAACACCCAAGTTGGAAGAGGACAAAATCCAACAGGCAAAGCAACAGCAACTCAGGGTTGCACATGTCAAGCGGCTTTCAGTGCCTGAGGTTACGGTGATTTGGCGCCATCAAGCGCATGACGTCACCGAGATGAGGTCGGCCCAAATTGAGACAAAAAGAAGGTCATTTTACAGCTGGCTGTCTCAAGTGGTGAAACGTGTGGTGGTGTGCGTCGTCAACTACAGTTTTCGGCCCTCGGAAGCCGATAACCAGCTAGACAAGGAAGTCTTGGATGAGGTTCATCACGCCGGCCGTGCTGCTTCAAATCATCCGCAACTCTCCAATCTGGTTCTCCccgatccattttcaaatcccctGCCTGTAATTTCTGCAGTGACCACCGATGTACTCACCGGGCCCCCTCCCAACACCACACACGTGGTCCGCTTGGAGTTGCACCCATCCGAGCAACAGCAGTCGGCCGCCTACACCTACACCGTCCCGGCCTTTCCTCACGTCTGCTACTCGGGCCGAAGAGGATGGCCGGGAAGCCACAACCAGTCCCGCTTGCCTCGCTCTTTCAGCTGCACTTGGCCCGGACAAACGGAAAAGAGCCCTGGCGTGACAACATCTGCCAGCTCATTGGACCTGTTCGTCAAAAACTTTGAGCACTGTACGCCGGACATCACTTTGGGGGGGCCCAAGGAAACGTACCACATACATTGTTTCCGGGCCGGCGGCTACCAGTGCACGGCCACGGGCCTGGTCTTCGTCGTGGACGGACAAGGGGATGTGCGTTATAGCGTGGTCTCCTGGGACATGGACCTCCTGGCCTCCAACCGCAAGAAGCCCGCAG GTCCGCTCTTTGACATCGAGTGCGAGGGTCTGACGGTGCGTCAAATTCACTTTCCGCACTGCGAGATCCTGTCGGCGGGCGAGGTGGTCCACCCCTTGTGGGTGGCCCATATGAGGCACGAGGGCCTGGAGCTGATCAGCCCCGAGGAGACCACCCCGACCCACGTCATCGCCAACATCTCGAGCTGCTCCGCTTTCGGGCTCATGGAAAATGACGACACTCCTCTCGTGCCCATCCGTGCTCTGGTGGCCATCTTCATTGATCCCGGGGTGCCGTCCCTCCAAGTTTTTTTACTCCCGGAGAATGTGGTGCTGGATCAAATACGACGCGACCGGGCGAGAAATAACGGCAACGAAAGGTTCATCGAGACCATTTCTGACTGCGAGCTGGTCCCGCAGCGGCAGTACACGCTGGCCAGCAGGATGGAATTAGACTCGGTCTACATTCAACCGGACCGGGCGAAGTTTTACCCAGTGTCTCGCAACTACAGTCCTACGTTccaaatatttgaatttggcAACTTGAGATCAATCCACCTGACACTGAGGGAACATAATGGCATGGACTCCGTCTGGGGTGCCTTGGTTCCTTTGGTGGCAGAGGCACAGAGACAGCGTGGATCCCTTGTTAGAGCTCTAAGAGACGTTTGGTCCGAGTTCATCCTGCGGGTATCGATGCCCATGTTGCAGAGCCTGGTGAACCGCCTGTTCTCGGCCAATGTTCTCAGCGAGCTTGAAGAAGCGGCGCTGAGCAGCGAAACGATACAATTCCGCAAGGCGCGTTTCCTCCTCGTCACAATCATTAATAAAGGTGAACCTGCTTGTGACATGATGGTTAGGTTTCTTCGTGAGTTAGACCCCTACACTGCGAATAATCTCGGTTTGGCGTGA
- the abcf2b gene encoding ATP-binding cassette, sub-family F, member 2b: MPSDLAKKKAAKKKEAAKARQRTKKPDELNGECDQAEVQSNGAVSNGVDSLTKDLDEFELAKTEARAVTGVLSSHPNSTDVHISSLSLTFHGQELLVDTSLELNSGRRYGLIGLNGTGKSMLLSAIGHREIPIPEHIDIYHLTREMAPSEKTALHCVMEVDEERIMLEKEAERLAHEDSECEKLMELYERLEELDADKAEVRASRILHGLGFSAAMQQKKLKDFSGGWRMRVALARALFIKPFMLLLDEPTNHLDLDACVWLEEELKSFKRILVLISHSQDFLNGVCTNIIHLHQRKLKYYTGNYDQYVKTREELEENQMKRFNWEQDQIAHMKNYIARFGHGSAKLARQAQSKEKTLQKMVASGLTEKVVNDKTLSFYFPPCGKIPPPVIMVQNVSFKYSDNTPHIYKDLEFGIDLDTRVALVGPNGAGKSTLLKLLMGELLPTDGMIRKHSHVKIGRYHQHLTEQLELDLSPLEYMMKCFPEIKEKEEMRKIIGRYGLTGKQQVSPIRNLSDGQKCRVCFAWLAWQNPHMLFLDEPTNHLDIETIDALAEAINEFDGGVMLVSHDFRLIQQVAQEIWVCEKQTITKWKRDILAYKEHLKSKIEKQQAHDI, encoded by the exons ATGCCTTCCGATTTAGCCAAAAAGAAGGCGGCGAAGAAGAAGGAGGCTGCCAAGGCCCGGCAGCGCACCAAGAAGCCCGATGAGTTGAACGGCGAGTGCGACCAAGCGGAGGTCCAGTCCAACGGAGCCGTCAGCAATG GTGTAGACAGCCTGACCAAGGACCTGGATGAGTTTGAGTTGGCCAAGACGGAGGCACGCGCTGTGACGGGCGTGCTGTCCTCGCACCCCAACAGCACGGACGTGCACATTAGCAGCCTGTCGCTCACCTTCCACGGCCAGGAGCTGCTGGTCGACACCAGCCTGGAGCTCAACTCGGGCCGACGCTACGGCCTCATCGGTCTCAACGGCACAG GGAAGTCCATGTTGCTGTCGGCAATCGGGCACCGCGAAATCCCTATTCCGGAGCACATCGATATCTACCACTTGACCAGGGAGATGGCACCCAGCGAGAAGACGGCCCTGCATTGCGTGATGGAAGTGGACGAGGAGAGGATCATGCTGGAAAAGGAGGCCGAGCGGCTGGCGCACGAAGACT CCGAATGTGAAAAGCTGATGGAGCTATACGAGCGTCTGGAGGAGCTGGACGCCGACAAGGCGGAGGTACGAGCCTCGCGGATCCTCCACGGTTTGGGCTTCAGTGCCGCTATGCAGCAGAAGAAGCTGAAGGACTTCAGTGGAGGATGGAGGATGCGCGTCGCCCTCGCCAG AGCCCTCTTCATCAAACCGTTCATGTTGCTGCTGGACGAGCCCACCAACCACTTGGACCTGGACGCGTGCGTGTGGCTGGAGGAGGAGCTCAAATC CTTCAAACGCATCCTGGTACTCATCTCGCACTCGCAAGACTTCCTCAACGGCGTGTGCACCAACATCATCCACCTGCATCAGAGGAAACTCAAGTACTACACG GGTAACTACGACCAATACGTGAAGaccagagaggagctggaggagaacCAGATGAAGCGCTTCAACTGGGAGCAGGACCAGATTGCACACATGAAG AACTACATCGCTCGCTTCGGTCACGGCTCTGCCAAACTGGCCCGGCAGGCGCAGAGCAAAGAAAAGACACTGCAGAAGATGGTGGCCTCGGGCTTGACTGAAAAAGTTGTCAATGACAAG AcgctgtcattttattttcctccctgTGGGAAGATCCCTCCTCCTGTTATCATGGTTCAGAACGTGAGCTTTAAATACAGCGACAACACG CCGCACATATACAAGGACCTGGAGTTTGGTATCGACTTGGACACCCGCGTGGCGCTGGTGGGGCCCAACGGTGCCGGCAAGTCCACCCTGCTCAAGCTGCTCATGGGAGAG CTACTACCCACAGACGGCATGATCCGTAAACATTCTCACGTCAAGATCGGCAGGTACCACCAG CACCTGACGGAGCAGCTGGAATTGGACCTGTCGCCTCTGGAGTACATGATGAAGTGTTTCCCGGAGATCAAGGAGAAGGAGGAAATGAGGAAGATCATCGGCCGCTACGGGCTGACGGGGAAGCAGCAG gtGAGCCCCATCCGCAATCTGTCGGACGGGCAGAAGTGTCGCGTGTGCTTCGCCTGGCTGGCCTGGCAGAACCCGCACATGCTTTTCCTGGATGAGCCCACCAACCACCTGGACATCGAGACCATCGACGCGCTGGCCGAGGCCATCAACGAGTTTGACGGCGGCGTCATGCTAGTCAGCCACGACTTCAGGCTCATCCAGCAG GTCGCCCAGGAAATCTGGGTGTGCGAGAAGCAGACCATCACCAAGTGGAAGCGCGACATCCTGGCCTACAAGGAGCACTTGAAATCCAAGATCGAAAAGCAGCAAGCGCATGACATTTAA